The Verrucomicrobiia bacterium genome contains a region encoding:
- a CDS encoding MFS transporter, with protein MPFESRNAPSEIASVPEEVTGQPRRVVLGHLLWRKTFTALRHRNFRLFFGGQLISLIGSWVQNTAQGWLVYELTGSKMLLGVTAAVASAPMMLFSIWGGSVADRHSKRNIVLWTQTSMMLAAFVFAALVWSGRIRIWEILVLAGAGGLAMAFDMPARQAFMVEMTSREDLMNAISLNSSIVNGARVIGPSVAGFLMARAGMAMCFFLNGVSFLAVLAGLWLMRLPRFVPPHRASSAWAHAGEGFLYVWRDRRMRTILILFAIVGIFGWSYSVLMPAYATDVLHVGQAQYAFLLSANGIGALLGALTVATIGSQTNRRLLVFGGLMVFSCMLLLLALVKNYFLALVFLEVGGWGMLLFFSTVNTLLQTSSSDAMRGRVMGIWALVFGGMTPIGGLEAGALSNSMGVQWAVGTGAIVCALAALVVWLIVRQQPSPESAGGTIGEGG; from the coding sequence ATGCCTTTCGAAAGCCGGAATGCGCCCTCGGAAATAGCCAGTGTGCCCGAAGAGGTAACCGGCCAACCGCGTCGCGTGGTCTTGGGACATTTGCTCTGGCGCAAGACATTCACGGCATTGCGGCATCGGAATTTTCGCCTGTTCTTCGGAGGGCAGCTTATCTCTCTAATCGGCTCCTGGGTGCAGAACACGGCGCAGGGTTGGCTGGTGTACGAGCTGACCGGCTCAAAGATGCTCCTGGGGGTGACGGCGGCGGTCGCCTCGGCGCCGATGATGCTTTTCTCGATTTGGGGCGGTTCGGTTGCCGATCGGCATTCCAAACGCAATATCGTTCTGTGGACCCAGACGAGCATGATGCTCGCTGCCTTCGTTTTCGCCGCCCTGGTCTGGAGCGGGCGCATACGGATTTGGGAGATTCTGGTGCTGGCGGGCGCAGGCGGTCTGGCGATGGCCTTCGATATGCCGGCGCGCCAGGCATTCATGGTCGAGATGACCAGCCGCGAGGACTTGATGAACGCCATCTCGCTCAACAGCTCGATTGTCAATGGCGCCCGTGTGATTGGCCCTTCAGTCGCCGGTTTCCTCATGGCCCGTGCCGGGATGGCGATGTGCTTTTTTCTCAACGGAGTCAGCTTCCTGGCCGTCCTCGCCGGGCTTTGGCTGATGCGCCTGCCCCGGTTCGTGCCGCCCCATCGCGCCAGCTCCGCCTGGGCCCACGCCGGGGAGGGTTTCCTCTATGTCTGGCGCGACCGGCGCATGCGCACGATACTGATTCTCTTCGCGATTGTGGGTATTTTTGGCTGGTCCTATTCGGTGCTGATGCCGGCGTATGCCACGGATGTGCTCCACGTTGGCCAGGCGCAATACGCATTTCTGCTCAGCGCCAATGGAATCGGCGCATTGTTGGGGGCCCTCACCGTGGCGACCATCGGCAGCCAGACCAATCGGCGCCTGTTGGTGTTTGGGGGTCTGATGGTTTTTTCCTGCATGCTGCTGTTGTTGGCCCTCGTGAAGAACTACTTCCTCGCACTGGTCTTCCTGGAAGTGGGAGGCTGGGGCATGTTGCTATTCTTCTCGACCGTCAATACCCTCTTACAGACCAGCTCCTCGGACGCCATGCGGGGGCGGGTGATGGGTATTTGGGCGCTGGTGTTTGGCGGGATGACACCCATCGGCGGACTCGAGGCAGGGGCCCTTTCGAATTCTATGGGTGTCCAATGGGCCGTGGGCACGGGCGCAATTGTTTGCGCGCTGGCTGCGCTGGTGGTCTGGCTCATTGTCCGCCAACAGCCCTCGCCCGAATCGGCAGGCGGCACCATCGGAGAAGGCGGTTAG
- a CDS encoding ABC transporter ATP-binding protein, protein MNTVIELEEIYKVYHTGEVDVHAVRGVSTEIHTSEFVAIMGASGSGKSTLMNIIGCLDRPTKGRYLLDGTDISELGRDELADIRNQKIGFIFQGFNLLSRTSALENVELPMLYTHRHLTGREQRERAVSSLEMVGLADRADHHPNQLSGGQQQRVAIARALVNQPSLLLADEPTGNLDSQTSIEIMGVFQKLNEQGITIVMVTHELDIARYTRRNLIMRDGRIVSDVAVTDRLNAEIELRRLRDAQQAVQLTV, encoded by the coding sequence ATGAACACCGTTATTGAATTGGAAGAAATCTACAAGGTCTATCATACGGGTGAAGTGGATGTACACGCAGTGCGCGGCGTCTCGACCGAAATCCACACCAGTGAGTTTGTCGCCATTATGGGCGCCAGCGGCTCGGGCAAATCGACGCTGATGAACATCATTGGGTGCCTGGACCGCCCGACCAAAGGCCGGTATCTGCTCGATGGCACCGATATTTCTGAATTGGGTCGCGATGAGCTGGCAGATATCCGCAACCAGAAGATCGGCTTTATCTTCCAGGGGTTCAACCTGCTCTCGCGCACCTCGGCGCTCGAGAATGTCGAATTGCCCATGCTCTACACGCACCGCCACCTGACCGGGCGTGAGCAACGGGAACGGGCGGTCAGTTCCCTCGAGATGGTGGGCCTGGCGGATCGAGCGGACCATCACCCCAACCAGCTCTCGGGTGGCCAGCAGCAGCGGGTGGCCATTGCGCGGGCGCTGGTCAACCAGCCCTCCCTGCTCCTGGCCGACGAGCCCACCGGCAATCTCGACAGCCAGACCAGCATCGAGATCATGGGGGTCTTCCAAAAACTCAACGAACAGGGAATCACCATCGTGATGGTCACCCACGAACTGGACATTGCCCGCTACACCCGGCGCAACCTGATCATGCGCGATGGGCGAATCGTCAGCGATGTGGCTGTGACGGATAGACTCAACGCCGAAATCGAACTGCGCCGCTTGCGCGACGCTCAACAAGCTGTTCAATTAACCGTATGA